The following proteins are co-located in the Ursus arctos isolate Adak ecotype North America unplaced genomic scaffold, UrsArc2.0 scaffold_13, whole genome shotgun sequence genome:
- the BEND3 gene encoding BEN domain-containing protein 3, whose translation MNSTEFSEDVEEVLKNNTVKVETEAEDAALDCSVSSRSSEKHPLDSVFTALQDSSKRKQLGGDGQPDSVPSVKRRRLIPEALLAGMRNRENSSPCQGNGEQAGRGKNLGSTWPGEEEPCNDVSTPSYKKPLYGISHKIMEKKNPPAGDVLSTYELFDKANSSNSPSPLRLLNEPQKRDCGSAAATTDGDPNIYFLIQKMFYMLNTLSSNMSQLHSKVDLLSLEVSRIKKQVSPAEMVAKFQPPPEYQLTAAELKQIVDQSLSGGDLACRLLVQLFPELFSDVDFSRGCSACGFAAKRKLESLHLQLIRNYVEVYYPSVKDTAVWQAECLPQLNDFFSRFWAQREMEDSQPGGQVAGFFEAEQVDAGHFLDNKDQEEALSLDRSSTIASDHVVDTQDLTEFLDEASSPGEFAVFLLHRLFPELFDHRKLGEQYSCYGDGGKQELDPQRLQIIRNYTEIYFPDMQEEEAWLQQCAQRLNDELEGLALDGGSEGEAARDDCYDSSSLPDDISVVKVEDSFEGERPGRRSKKIWLVPIDFDKLEIPQPDFEVPGADCLLSKEQLRSIYESSLSIGNFASRLLVHLFPELFTHENLRKQYNCSGSLGKKQLDPARIKLIRHYVQLLYPRAKNDRVWTLEFVGKLDERCRRRDTEQRRSYQQQRKVHVPGPECRDLTSYAINPERFREEFEGPPLPPERSSKDFCKIPLDELVVPSPDFPVPSPYLLSDKEVREIVQQSLSVGNFAARLLVRLFPELFTAENLRLQYNHSGACNKKQLDPTRLRLIRHYVEAVYPVEKMEEVWHYECIPSIDERCRRPNRKKCDILKKAKKVEK comes from the coding sequence GCGCTCCTAGCAGGCATGCGGAACCGGGAGAACAGCTCGCCCTGCCAGGGCAACGGGGAGCAGGCTGGCAGGGGCAAGAACTTGGGCTCCACGTGGCCCGGCGAGGAGGAGCCCTGCAACGACGTGAGCACGCCGTCCTACAAGAAGCCTCTGTACGGCATCTCGCACAAGATCATGGAGAAGAAGAACCCTCCCGCCGGTGACGTGCTCAGCACCTACGAGCTCTTCGACAAGGCCAACTCCAGCAACAGCCCCTCACCGCTGCGGCTCCTGAACGAGCCACAGAAGCGGGACTGCGGCAGCGCCGCCGCGACCACCGACGGGGACCCCAACATCTACTTTCTGATCCAGAAGATGTTCTACATGCTCAACACGCTCTCTTCCAACATGTCGCAGCTGCACAGCAAGGTGGACCTGCTCTCCCTGGAGGTGAGCCGCATCAAGAAGCAGGTGAGCCCCGCCGAGATGGTGGCCAAGTTCCAGCCGCCCCCCGAGTACCAGCTCACGGCCGCTGAGCTCAAGCAGATCGTGGACCAGAGCCTGTCGGGCGGCGACCTGGCCTGCCGCCTGCTGGTGCAGCTCTTCCCCGAGCTGTTCAGCGACGTGGACTTCTCTCGCGGCTGCAGCGCGTGCGGCTTCGCGGCCAAGCGGAAGCTGGAGTCGCTGCACCTGCAGCTCATCCGCAACTACGTGGAGGTCTACTACCCCTCGGTGAAGGACACGGCCGTGTGGCAGGCCGAGTGTCTGCCCCAGCTGAACGACTTCTTCAGCCGCTTCTGGGCGCAGCGGGAGATGGAGGACAGCCAGCCCGGCGGCCAGGTCGCCGGCTTCTTTGAGGCCGAGCAGGTAGACGCCGGCCACTTCCTGGACAACAAGGACCAGGAGGAGGCCCTGTCCCTGGACCGGAGCAGCACCATCGCCTCGGACCACGTGGTGGACACGCAGGACCTCACCGAGTTCCTGGACGAGGCGTCGTCCCCGGGCGAGTTCGCCGTCTTCCTTCTCCACCGGCTCTTCCCCGAGCTCTTCGACCACCGGAAGCTGGGCGAGCAGTACAGCTGCTACGGGGACGGCGGCAAGCAGGAGCTGGACCCGCAGCGGCTGCAGATCATCCGCAACTACACGGAGATCTACTTCCCCGACAtgcaggaggaggaggcctgGCTGCAGCAGTGCGCCCAGCGCCTCAACGACGAGCTCGAGGGCCTGGCGCTGGACGGGGGCAGCGAGGGCGAGGCGGCGCGCGACGACTGCTACGACTCCTCCAGCCTGCCCGACGACATCTCCGTGGTCAAGGTGGAAGACAGCTTCGAGGGCGAGCGGCCGGGCCGGCGGTCCAAGAAAATCTGGCTGGTGCCCATCGACTTCGACAAGCTGGAGATCCCGCAGCCCGACTTCGAGGTGCCGGGCGCCGACtgcctgctcagcaaggagcagCTGCGCAGCATCTACGAGAGCAGCCTGTCCATCGGCAACTTCGCCTCGCGCCTGCTGGTGCACCTCTTCCCCGAGCTCTTCACGCACGAGAACCTGCGCAAGCAGTACAACTGCAGCGGCTCCCTGGGCAAGAAGCAGCTGGACCCGGCCCGCATCAAGCTCATCCGCCACTACGTACAGCTGCTCTACCCCCGCGCCAAGAACGACCGCGTGTGGACGCTGGAGTTCGTGGGCAAGCTGGACGAGCGCTGCCGGCGCCGGGACACGGAGCAGCGGCGCTCCTACCAGCAGCAGCGCAAGGTCCACGTGCCGGGCCCCGAGTGCAGGGACCTGACAAGCTATGCAATCAACCCTGAGAGGTTCCGAGAGGAGTTCGAGGGGCCCCCGCTGCCCCCTGAAAGAAGCAGCAAGGACTTCTGCAAGATCCCCCTGGACGAGCTGGTGGTTCCGTCGCCCGACTTCCCGGTGCCTTCGCCCTACCTGCTGTCGGACAAGGAGGTGCGCGAGATCGTACAGCAGAGCCTGTCGGTGGGCAACTTCGCCGCCCGGCTGCTGGTCAGGCTCTTCCCAGAACTCTTCACGGCCGAGAACCTGCGGCTGCAGTACAACCACTCCGGCGCGTGCAACAAGAAGCAGCTGGACCCCACGCGGCTGCGGCTCATCCGGCACTACGTGGAAGCCGTGTACCCGGTGGAGAAGATGGAGGAGGTGTGGCACTACGAGTGCATCCCGAGCATCGACGAGCGCTGCCGCCGCCCCAACAGGAAAAAATGCGACATCCTCAAGAAAGCCAAGAAGGTGGAGAAGTGA
- the MTRES1 gene encoding mitochondrial transcription rescue factor 1 has translation MALTGVRLPTSVLRKPDAWIGLWGSLQGTPSYKLCASWNRYLYFSSTQLNTSSCKTFLHSFFSLRLPELLISPEYIFPLSIRLKSNISSKKSTKKTLQKAEDEEDSEDESDRETSEREEELEDDPTVIKDYKDLEKVVQSFRYDVILKTGLDVGRNKVEDAFYKGELRLNGEKLWKKSRTVKVGDTLDLLIGEDKEAETETVMRVLLKKVLEEKTESEKYRVVLRRWKKLKLPKKSMSK, from the exons ATGGCTCTGACCGGTGTCAGATTGCCTACCAGCGTTTTGAGAAAGCCAGATGCCTGGATTGGACTCTGGGGATCGCTGCAAGGGACACCTTCCTATAaactctgtgcttcctggaatCGATACTTATATTTTTCTAGTACCCAGTTAAACACATCAAGTTGTAAAACATTTCTCCATAGCTTTTTCTCACTGAGACTCCCAGAGCTTTTAATATCTCCAGAATATATTTTCCCACTTTCCATAAGACTTAAAAGTAATATAAGCTCTAAAAAATCCACTAAGAAGACTCTGCAAAAAGCTGAGGATGAAGAGGACTCTGAAGACGAGAGTGATCGTGAGACGAGTGAGCGCGAAGAGGAGCTGGAGGATGACCCCACTGTGATCAAAGACTATAAAGATCTGGAGAAAGTAGTGCAGTCTTTTCGGTATGATGTTATCCTAAAGACAGGCCTAGATGTCGGGAGAAA caAAGTGGAAGATGCATTCTACAAAGGTGAACTCAGGCTGAATGGGGAAAAATTATGGAAGAAAAGCAGAACG gtGAAAGTGGGAGATACATTGGATCTTCTAATTGGAGAGgataaagaagcagaaacagagacagtGATGAGGGTTCTCCTGAAAAAAGTGTTGGAGGAGAAAACGGAAAGTGAAAAGTACAGAGTGGTGTTACGCCGGTGGAAAAAGTTAAAGTTGCCTAAAAAGAGTATGTCGAAATAA